ATACTCTATTGATAGCAATCAATTGCTGAATCTTTTGTTGAGTATTGGATGCTTTTGTTTCCTTATTATATGATATCTGCACATTAAAAAGTGTCTACATATTCCTTCTGTTGGGATTCAAGGAAGATAGGACCAAAAAATTTCCCGAGTCCCAGACCCCACTGATTTTAGCACACTCTACTGCAGCTGAAAATAGGAACAGACTTGGTTCCTAATGATTTGACATGGTCCAAAGGAATCTTTCTTTAACTGCTCTTTATTTGGTGAGTGGGAACCAGTTGTTTCCCTTTCTTTTGTTTATTGATAGTGGGAAAATTTTGGTTTTAAAATGCTGCGGATGGGGCTTATAACATGCATTTATTCTCATCATTCAAGGTTCTCATGCTGCCAAACTTCATTATTTAGTTTAAGAGTATGCAACCTTAGTTAAATTAGTATGCAGATTACAAGAAACTTCTTTAATAGTGCTGATCATTGCTTCCATTCCATCACAACTTATGAGAAAATATCCTATGAGACATCCTAGTGATAACTTTTGAGTATTATTTATTGAAGTTTTGCATATTTACCATATTGTTTGATCTCTTTTTTGATCCCTCGTCATACCCGCCTCGTGTTCTATTGTCTCATGTGCCTTTGGTATTGCTTCTGCCAAGATTTATGATGTGATTTGAGCATCTAACAGTAATCGTTCCCACTTATCAGGCTTTTAGTGCTGCCATCATTGTCGTTAGGCCGACGACCACTTCCAAACACCGGATGGCTAGGATAAttcatttttctctattttcctcATAAGTCTTGGAGTGATGAGTCAACTTTGCAGATTAATTATTTGGTACGATGTTACTAATTTTTAGCCGGTTTATGTTATTATGTCTCTTCTCCCAAACAATTTCGTCCAACATCAGAATCCACTAACTTGTGTAAATTTTAACGTCCAGTATTCAGAGATCTGAACCTATCTTTTTTTACCAAAACGCAGTACAACAGAAGTATGTCAAGCATAACTAAAGTCTAAACCTTCTAGTTAGATAAACAATTAGTGCTTCTGTGCGTGTCCTCTGGTTCCCATCACCCATAAGGTCATCTTCTTATCCTTTTATAATGTTATATGGCGTATAAACACCAATCGATCCTTCACCACAACCATACAATCCTTATCCTCTGATATATCCTCCCCGCAGCCTATTGACTAATCATTTGCCCGTGATTACACGTCATGTACTTTTGGCTCACTTGGAATTCATGCAACCTTTTTTTTTGTCACTGTTGGCGGATCCCAGGTTTGCACAGAAAACAAAGCGCAGTGTTTGCATGCGTCCAGAGTCAACTGTTCAGACTTTGGCCTTCTTTCCACATGATCCCCACTCCCGGCTACACAGCCTCCCACTGCTCTCCAACCACCCCCCCACATGGAGAGAAACATCTCATAAATTCTTTGAACCATCCTCTGCAACAACTGTAATCGAGAAGGTCTTTGTTCTCAAGAAACAATGAAGCAAGAGCTCTCCACAACTGATCACAAGGCCTCCTCGCCAGCACCTGCAGCTCGAGCAAGAATTTCCAGAACAAGGGATAACCCGAGAAGAGATTTAGCAAATGGGGTCTCTCCAGGCTTGAAAACGAGGCCAAAGGTTGTTCCTTTAGAAGCAAACACCACCCAAAGAGTTAGAAGATCTATTCAGCTAAACAAGACGAAGCTGGGGGCCGATGAAGTGGAAGCTCCTAAGGAAAGAGAGACTGAGGATTCAAAGATTACCAGCCGGCCAGGAAACCGAGTTGTCGAGCAGTATGCTCGGTTGCGGCGGCAGGGAGATACTCATTGCAGGGGCTCTGAAGATGAAGCTGGTGGGAAGACAAAAGAATTGCAGAGGAAGCTTGATGAGAAAGAGAGATTGGTGAAGGAGTTGCAGTCTGAAATGGTGGGGCTGAGAGCCCAGATAGAGAAGCTGCAGGGCGTTAATCTTCAGCTGGAATCGCAGAATAAGAAGCTTGGGGAAGATCTCTTGGATGCCGAAGGCAAAATCAGAGCGCTCCAGAGGAGTGAGCAGGTAAAGATTTTTTTCACTATGAGCATGTTTGTTTGGAAATTTTActaaatttcttctttctttggatTGTTTGTGATTTGGAGAAATACTTATGGCTACCTAATTTCTCTGTACAGAAGTTAAGGGTTAAAAAATTGCTGCTCCTAAATTTCACTATCTTCATCACGCTCATACCATCTGCAGTCCATCCTTCATGCTGGTTCTTCTAACCAAAAGCTAAAAATCTCCCActtgagagagagacagagagagagagaggttgcatTTCTACTTGATATTGTGTGTGtgtgatagatagatagatagagagagagagagagagagaggttccaTTTCTAGTTGATATTGAGAAGAACCATTGCCTGATTCATAAATCATCCTGATTTTTGAGACAGATTTTTCAGACATTTTCTTTCTTTGCTTGTCAAAGTGAATTTTTGTTTTATGATTTTGATGTTAGACATAATCCTATAACTATGACTTTTCTCTGAGAAATGCGTGCCAAGGCACCCCTAGTTCATGGAGTCAATGAATTGATGCAGAGTATGATCAGGACTGTTACATGATAGCTTCTCTAAATGGATGCAGGTGGTATCAGTCGGTCAGGAAGCCAAGACTTCTGGATTTAGGGATGTCCAGAAACTCATAGCAAGTAAGTTAGATCAGCATAGACTAAAGGATGTCGTCAAGGAAGATACATCTGTGAGAATACAGTCTTTGGCATCCGAATCTAGGACAAAAGTTGTGGAAAACCAACCACAAGTTTTGAAGCAAGAGCCCTTTTCACCTGCTCCAACTCTGTGTACGCGTACCTGTGGGCCTCCTGCACCACCACCGCCACCACCACCCCGCATAGTCCCTGCAAGACAAAATACGGTGCAAAAGGCTACAGCATTAGTTGAATTATATCATTCCTTAACAAAGAGAGATGGAAAGAAGGATCCCGTGGGAAATGGGAATTCTTCTAGTCCTGTTGCTGGTAATGCACATAACAGCATAGTTGGTGAGCTTCAAAACCGATCAGCTCATTTGTTAGCGGTAAGCATTTTAGACCCTTGGTCATGTAATTTTTAACTTTGTTGTCATAATTATTTCTTATTCTCTAGATTGGCTTTCTAACTACTTCCATAGATTAAAGCAGATGTAGAAACAAAAGGAGATTTTATCAGACAGCTCATACAGAAAGTTCAGTCTGCGGCTTACATGAATATGGAAGATGTCCTGGTGTTTGTTGATTGGCTTGATGGACAGCTCGCTACATTGGTAATGCTTAAAAGCTTATTACTAATGGCTGTGGTGACAACATATGACCCATTCAATCTAAGCGATGATTTCTTTAGGGAAGGAAATTCAATGCCTCATTAAGAATACTATCCATGTCATATCAGATTTTAGTTTCATATAAGAAGATGAAGAAATTAGATTGTGCACTGTTCAACAGTATGCTATGATTTCATATGCGATTGGCAATGATAACTTAGAAAACTGCAAGATGTGAGCTTCTTTAACTCTTGCAGTATGAGAAGAATAATCTTCAAATCTAATGGTAATCAGAGGCATTTGTTGAAGACAATTTTTTAATCAAGAATTAAATTTACCAATACTTTTAGGCATGTCAACATGTAACTTTGTTTCTATTTTCTACATTGAAATTCTTAAGAAAGTAGCAAGTGTTCTGATGCATTCATGTATCTTGGCCTTGACTAGAGGGATTTTCATCTCCTTTGTTTTAAGCTGATGAACAAAATCACAGTATTTTTTTTCCCAAATAAACTAAATCCCAGTATTAATGTTGTTCAAAACCCAACACATCAAAAGAAACTCTTTCATTTTTATAAAGGGGTGGGATGGTCCTGTTCATTCTTCTTAATTTCTCTTCTGTGAAATGGTTCTGGCACTGCTCAAATATTAAACTTTGATTTCATATCCAGCTGGTGATGAGAGCTCGGAAAAACTGCAATATGATGAGCTGCATCTTGAAGCTTGAGAAGTGCAACTTAGTGTCTTCATAATAGTTAAGAATCATCTGTTGAGGACATAATTTTTCTACATGTCAACATTTAAATCGAGTTATAGCTTTAGTTAAGTCTACACCTGGGTTTCCTTCAACAtgaaaatcatttaaaatgttttcAAATGTACTGATACTCTCACATGCCTAGGCTTGCCCAAAGGGATTTTCTTCTTGGAAGTCCATAATTGTTAGAAGTCCTCCACATGACAACCTCATTACGACAACTTAGTTTGAAGACTTCTTGTTTATTGTTTACTTTTGCATAGTGTGAACTTCAAATCAATGTTGTGTTTCCAATTATATGATTTTCAAACGTTTAGGGTGAAATAATAATGCATCATCACTACAATTTCTTTTTTTGCAGTCAAACTTACCTAGTTTATTTCTTGGGGTTAGAGTACTTGTAACTCGATGAAATTTCTGGTTATCTATAGTTTCCTCCATTTTCTGCTGATTTATTAATGCACAGTTTGGATGTTTAGCATAGCCTGACACACAAAGAAATGCAACTCAAAATAAGCATCTCAAATCATAGTGGGATTTATGCTCGTGAAATCCTGAGGGATGGGCAATGAAAattcaggagttgtttatgaaaATTAAGTGCAAGACAGTGTCACAAAAATTGCAAAGAAGAAGATAGCCTTTATGAACTCCTGCAGGAGTTTGATTGGGCTTTTCCATAGTGCTGAAGTTTGAAGAGGATTATACAATCTGTACAAACAAGTGTTCCTTGTCCAACTAAAAATGGGAACTCAGGGGCCTAAAGATGAAACAATGGCAAAATCTGGAGCAAGCACAGGTAGCAGCTGCATTGGAAGATAAGGAACCAGCACACGCATAATGACTCTAATAGTTTTTAAGCCCATTAAATACTTTAAGTATTGTCTTTCACAAGACACTGCAATCTAAACCAGTTGGTACCCTCAGTTTATGCTTTTATTGTGTCCCGCCACAGATTAACCAGCTTCAATATTAGCTGATGGGCGAAAGCACTGCAGCAACTCCTGAGTTAATTGTTTGTGTTTACAGCTTAAATATTGCTAGCCTGTAATAATCAATTAACAATAAAGAAAAGGACTATATATAATGCAAAAGTATCCTATCTTTTCAGTTTGTGACCAGGTAAAATGAAGATACATAAAGAAATCATAGTTACATAACTAGAAAATGGTGCGATCTCATCTTTTATTCTTTCTATGATTATGTTTGCTTCAATTTTTCTGTAAGTTCTGATTGCATGATGATATTCGCTTATATGATACCGATTATTTCTTCAATGTTCTGCAGGCTGATGAGAGCGCTGTTCTGAAGCATTTTAACTGGCCTGAAAGGAAAGCTGATGCATTGAGAGAAGCTGCTTGTGAGTACCGTGATCTCAAACAGGTAGAAGCCGAAGTTTCTTCTTTCAAGGATGACACGTCCATGCCATGCGATGCCACCCTGAAGAAGATATCAAACTTGCTAGATAAGTGAGTATTATAGTGACACAACGTTTTTCATCGTTACTTTGGAAATCACAGCTTGTTTTCTTCTATGggtttttcaataattttcaacattgattttttttcttctatttatgACCCTGCCGGAAGGTTGGAGCGAAGCATGCACAGATTGATTAAGTTGAGAAATACTTCTATGCTACCTTACAAAGAGTGCAAAATTCCAACAGACTGGATGCTCGACCCCGGAATGGTGAGCAAGGTATGCTAGTTGCTATTTAGTAATTTCTGTGTAATTGCATGTGCACTTGATTTAAGTACTTGAGCAAACTATGACATTGGGAGCTTGAGAGCATGCAAGGGTATTCCACTTAAGGTAACAGCCCATTTGCACATGCTGATGGACACATCTAATCCAATAGGTAATGTGGTAGGCGTATCATCAATTACACAAACAGAACAGTATATAGTCAATACAATGCTGAATCTTAAATATGCTTCATCAAATTCACCATCTTGACATACATATTCATGCACATGCTGACTGGCCTACCATGAAAACATGCTAGCCAGCACAGAGCAGCATGGTGTCTGTTAATTTTTTCTAGATATTCATCAAGTTGAAAAAGGATATTGAGaccccgtttttttttttttggcatgaatCAGCACCTGAAACCTTCTCCATATGTCTAAATAGATGTTCCTATCCTTGATTATGACAGCTAAAGCTGGCCTCTGTGAAGCTTGCAAAAGTGTACTTAAAGAGAGTATCAATGGAGCTTGAATCAGTTCGACATTCAGAAAGGGAATCAGCACAGGAGGCGCTTGTGTTCCAGGGTGTTCGTTTTGCTTATCGTGTGCACCAGGTAAGTTAATGATCTTTGAACTACTTCACCACATCACTGCGTCACCACAAGAAGAGTGAAGTCCAATATGAAAGTACTTATGGATACCAGTTTCAAAAACAGGGGACTAGTTCAGAAAGTAATCTCTGTTATAAAGATTAGCACACGTTTACCATTTATTTACTGTAACACAGAGACTACGAGACATCAGTATGCCTATCTAGCTGAACCAGAGACCTTGCCAAATATATGCATTATGTTACATCCATGCATCCACATATATAAgcattttgaagatttttatttttttccttttttgcttggcaGTTTGCTGGAGGTCTCGACTCTGAGACGATGTGTGCTTTTGAGGAACTTAGAGAGCGGATTCAATCAAAAGGAAGAGGATCAAAGGATCTGCTTCCGATTACCGCAATGTCTTGACATAGCGTCAGAGGTTCTCAGAAATAATTTAAGGTGGAAGGCAAGCTGGGGGTGACATATCGAAGGAGTTGCTTGAAATGTTGTAAAATGATAATACATGCAAGATAGTTGGAAAGGTAACTAGTTGTTTTAGGAGTTTGGATTTGGTTGTCAGAACTGAGGAGCATTATCTGTAGTTCATAATATGTTGGCTCATTTGAGACCCAATTAGACACTTATGTGGTGGGGACCTGGAGCTTTGTCAGAGGAGTACAGTAAATTGCAACATTGGACCTCCAAATAAGTTATATATTGTGAGCCTCATAGCATCTATTTGGACAAAACTGCTGTGCTAGCTTTTCCATACTTGTGAAAGTTTTTCCTTGGACTTGTTTTAAGTCAGTGGCACAAGGGTAGCTACCTTTAATGAGGCTCTCATGGtggtttttcttctttgtttttttttttttttaaatttcaaatatctACATCTATCATATCAAAGATTGGataaagatatttaaatataatggCAAAAATCAGAACACTGGAAAATTGGCAAATCGTGGTTACTGAGTTCCAAAAAGTTTGTTTTTCATTCTTTCGTTGGGCTTCATGTCAGATGGACCACTGTATTTTAGTGGAAGTTAAAGAAATGATCTCTTTCTGCTTTAAAGGTTTTGGGAAACCACCAACTAATTCTTTTATGGAAAAAAAcaattacaaaaaaataaaagaaaaaaacaattacaaaataacaaaagaaaagccatgaaaataatttaaaaaaattacaaaaaaacaaaaaaaaaagccatgaaaataatttaaaaaaattatcaataaattatGTCTGAGCCCGGGTTCGAACCGGGGACCTCTAGTGTGTGAGACTAGCGTGATAACCAACTACACCACCCAGACATTGGCATGTGAAACTAAAATATCAAAGGTTCTGCAGACAACCACAACCAATGCGTGTTTAGTAGTTATACTTCTTTGGTTTTCTTTTTCCTGCACCTACAGTGTATCGATCTCATTTGTTCCATCCATGAATAATGGAATGGATGATCTTTTGCATTACCAGgatattgtataatttttttataggaACATGAACTTTTGCTTTTAGTTACCATGGAGTACTTACTTAAAAAGTATAATCTCATCGTTGGGTAGGAAGGGTTCCATTCCAAGTTGTAGTTGCTGGGgaggatccaattttttttttatttttttaaatatttttaattttatcatttaaatattttaatttttttattatcataattttaatttctgactGTTAGATTTCTAATTATCAATGATTATGTGCATTTAactagtttttattttattatcgTTGGATTCCTTATTAAAGATTTTAACCATTGGGCCTTTTATTAAATATCTTAATAAGTCAATAAAAGCCCCCACAATCATAAATGGCCATAAATGGTCATTTTGGTTGGTTATATAAAGATCCTTAGGGACCTAACCCAGTAAGTCATCCAAGAGCCTTCTTTTATTCTTCCTAAGCTTTCTCCTATACTTTTTTTTTCTActgcaatattttttatttttctagatgCTGAAAGAGTCTTCATCAATCTTCTCTATAATTGTGCTTGCAAATGGAGGTTCTTAGTTGTATCTTGAGATAGTTTTTTCGGATATTCTTATACGAGGGATGGGAATACATCTTAGAACAGTATCCAACATACTTTcagatttgattattttttatttttaaatttctataagttatttataatatttttttacaatcaaaatttttattaattttttaaatcacatctgatttttaaatattattctaacattaATTGCTTCAATCCCATGAGATGGCCTGAGTATGGATAAAGATTGTTgaaatttgatgcctcgagattcagtctacattgagcccacagtgaggtttagGACAACAAATGGAGTTCAACGAGCCCAAAAATAGCCCAAACAAAGTTCAGACGGTGAAGATACGCACAAAAGAAGATCGGAGAAGGTGGTATGAAGCACGAGCTGGCAGCGGGCCGGCGGTGGCGTGGCTGGGCCTGGCGGAGATGCGCACGTGCGGCCCAACGCATAGGTGGGCCCAACACAGGCGTGCGTGCGGGCTGACCTAGCTCACATAGGCGCCCAGTGCCCCTACGTGGCCCACCGTGGACGCGGGGTGCTAGGCGGTCCATGGAAGCCGCATGGACTGAACACGCGGTCCAGGAGAGTTTTTGCATGATTCGATGGTCCAAATCGCATCCACTCATGATTAGACGGTTGAAACTCAATCCATGCATGATCAGGCATGATCAGAGGCTGTTTTGCATGTCGGACGGCTCTGGTGTGAGCCGGTCATGATCGGACGGACACGGATGATTCTAGGGTTGATTGGGATTCTATATTCCTactgaaacagtgtttttgagattttggagcctatatagctccgattgatgagcCGTTTGTTTGGTTAGAGAGCTAGTGACGTCTTGGAGATGCAAAAAGATTTCAAGAgagatttcagagagcttttatgagagtTTTGGGACTTTTTAGTGAGATAttcttgtacaagggttgagtagtgagtttttcttgtattgattttattttattctataaggcatctattcaaatcatattttgatagatgtcctaaagatAGAGAGTCCTAGAAGGATAGTTGGCGCCCCTCCTCTCTTCATGCATGCAAGAGAATAAGGAGCATGTCTCAACATGTGCCCTTCCTTTTTATGGTGTGATTTCtaaagagagagagtctcaaagaATCTGGGCTCTCTGAGTCAAGATTTATTTGGTTCAGATTGGGTctcaatcaggttcaaatcgagttcgaaacgaatcgaattcgaaaggcTGCCAAGTCGGatccaatcaagtttgaaattcaaatctgatttggataattaaatctaattagtattaaattaaattaaatctaattaaattaaatctaatttaaataattaaaacttaatttataatttaatcagtccaaaaaaaattataatatttgtaattaagtttctatgctaataattagcagctgccaagactgtaacgattacaaattagcagtttctaaaatttaaataatcaattcgattgataatttgtatatgatcaggtcatgctccttttatgTGTGGTCctttagattctattctgtctagtagtgagacataccgtaatCTCTAttacagtatcatcaaaactcttttcgatgggctaaaaCGATTCCAACTTacttcaacaaagatcgttgatctgaaaatgatcttagtgagttctcacgatccaccagtgacgtctagcaacatgtagtggcaatccagcagaacagaAAAGTAAATTCTtagatgcagttatcgtgtgatacaatccctctatcgtgagttccgactagatagaggtcatggagaacttgtcaaatcccatcgtcagtcatatgctagattggctcgactcgagttt
Above is a genomic segment from Elaeis guineensis isolate ETL-2024a chromosome 1, EG11, whole genome shotgun sequence containing:
- the LOC105040101 gene encoding INCREASED PETAL GROWTH ANISOTROPY 1-like protein 2, producing MKQELSTTDHKASSPAPAARARISRTRDNPRRDLANGVSPGLKTRPKVVPLEANTTQRVRRSIQLNKTKLGADEVEAPKERETEDSKITSRPGNRVVEQYARLRRQGDTHCRGSEDEAGGKTKELQRKLDEKERLVKELQSEMVGLRAQIEKLQGVNLQLESQNKKLGEDLLDAEGKIRALQRSEQVVSVGQEAKTSGFRDVQKLIASKLDQHRLKDVVKEDTSVRIQSLASESRTKVVENQPQVLKQEPFSPAPTLCTRTCGPPAPPPPPPPRIVPARQNTVQKATALVELYHSLTKRDGKKDPVGNGNSSSPVAGNAHNSIVGELQNRSAHLLAIKADVETKGDFIRQLIQKVQSAAYMNMEDVLVFVDWLDGQLATLADESAVLKHFNWPERKADALREAACEYRDLKQVEAEVSSFKDDTSMPCDATLKKISNLLDKLERSMHRLIKLRNTSMLPYKECKIPTDWMLDPGMVSKLKLASVKLAKVYLKRVSMELESVRHSERESAQEALVFQGVRFAYRVHQFAGGLDSETMCAFEELRERIQSKGRGSKDLLPITAMS